The nucleotide window ttagaaaaCCTTTTTGTTACACATGAAAACATCACGTAACTTTTgcagaaaataaatgaataaataatttaaaaaaaaaaagaaaaaagaatcttggcacattcaaacaaaacttACTTATCAATTATTGTCTTCTTCCTGCACGCGCGGCACTATTCTTTGCCTCTTTTTCTCTTAATTCTTTAATCTCACCCACCGTACCGAACATAACTTTTGCAGTTATTTGGGTGGTGGGTGCAGTACTGGTCTTATTAgcatttttctcatttttattgCTACTTGATGAGTAAGCATTAGTATACGGTgtataattattatttacatcacgaccgcaattccgacatTGATTCgacatttcaactttttgtttttgattttaatttttattcggtttagttctcaaaatatttattaaacaattgtcgttcgttggactttaatttcaaaagttttgtttgtacCAAACAACTCATTCAAAATATACCGATCGTAATAcgacaaataaatatttaaaaataaataaattaacacacaaaaaaacagccagagatttgaattaattttcacattaaaCACAACTGAAAATCAGTTTTCTCAACTTGACGTTTAACTTTATGGATTTATTGATAAGTTTTGATGACTTATTTCGACAATGTATCACTGATTCACCGAAAATTCTATTCTTTAAGAGTTGATTCACCTTTACACACGGATTAAAATCTACTATAAATGTCTACTTTATTTCAGACTGTTCACTTGACTTACATTATTGCATTCGAATTATAAATTACACTTCTAATAATAAACGTTACAAAGTCTTTCTCTCACGATATGTGGGGAGGATGTGTATGTCGGAGAGTAAAAACGTTTCTCGACTTATGAATATTTATGAATTCCGTCCGAAACAAACATGAACATGTCGTACGCTGAATAGGCGTACATAAGTGTAAGATGTTCCCAATCTAAACCAGAATGTCATACTAAAgtataaattaaatcaaaacgaAAGCCAATCACAcacgaaaaaatgaaaataaataaataatgcgTTGAGGACCTCTTTATGCTGCGAGACCTGCAGAATTTGTAATATACTCTTGCTCATTTACAGTGTaagttattttcatttttgattcacTCATTCATATGTAATGAAAGAGTTGCCGAACGAGAAGTAAGAGAGACCTACTTGCATAGTGATCTGCGGATTCAAACAAGTGTGTCAGTCAGCCAACAAATGACTTTATAAAATATGTTAGTCGATCTTGCTttctttcttcgtttttttttattgtgctcagttgtttcaacatttttgtacatttttttttgtttacacatAGGTAATTTGAGTTTGAgtgggttttttttaaactgtaGGTTCTGTATCGCATTATACGCCAATCACTTGAATATTTATatagatatttttttcgtataaagaaaacattttgggTCACGTACTTACATATTAGATGATGCTGCGCGTATTGTACAACATATTGTAGAAGTAACGATGTCATATGTCGTTTAATTTAACATCAATGAACTTTCTTATAGCTGGATACATATACATATACCATACCAATACTTATAatggtaaacttttttttttgtattttctttttattggaATATTTGCTTTCTACAACTTTTTGATTTGGGAATGTTTCTTTGATAACATACCAAGCATTATTCTGATTTCAGAAGaggcaaaacaaaattataattagTTTTTACAAGCTGATGGCTTTGCGCCTTGTAGAACCTAAATTACCGTTAATGCGTCGTAAAATTTGGTAACTCGTGGGCGATCTTACTCGTAACTATGTTTGCTATTGATTCATTTTCACAACAGATAAAATCTAATAAAGAACCACAGCATCTAGATACATTAAATAACAAATGACGTTTATTATGGTTTTATGTAGCAACAAGCAACAAGTCGGTACTGCCAATGTTGAGTTCtgttattcattttcatttttttcaattttcaagtttttttgtttctgaatCTTCTAGAAGAAATCGACGAAACATTggaacaattttccaatatgAGTATGATAAAGGTTAAGCATTACTCGGCTTAGATGTGAGAAAACTAGTCGACCTGATTCcctttcttcattttttaaatcgaaaatattaaatcaaaCGAGTTGTCAGGCATCAACTTAGGGTGGGCCGATTTTACCAACATAAAAATCCACATCCAACGGTGTGTGCAGCTGGAAGAAACTAACATCATTGAATGATGCCGCACACTTTTGAGTATCCCATGGATGACTAAAGTTCAtatgaaaaactgattttcaaaTGCACGTGGGGGATACTCTAAATTGTGCGGAAACGAAAAAGTAATGATGCCACAAGTTTAGTTTCTTCCAGCTACACAAGCAGCTGGATGTGGATTTAAAGTTGgtaaaatcgacccaccctacAACATTatgaataattaaattgaaaacatattGCAAATGATTCCAGCTGCAGATCGGCTTCGTGAGTACCAGAATAATTGGGACTACACTAAGCGAGTCAAGATTTTTAACGAGTTGATAGTCATCAGTCAACCGATAGACAGTCAGTCTTAGACACAGCACGAATGCTTGCATCACCAACAAccgaatcttcaaagtggttgcAAGCAATTCCATCTTCCAAATTGGGCATACTCATGGACAACAACACCATTCGAATAGAAATTGCTACCGTTTACGCGGTAGAATGTGCCTTTGGATATGTGGTGTCAAGGCTGAACGAAACGGCCTTCATGTTCTATCCTGTATAAGAAGCGCTAGCAGATTCCCAGACACggatatcatttttttttcgggcCAAGAATAAGTCGAAAAGAAGAGGTTCGTCCCGACGGTGCGGCGTGACAATTATACCTCGGCAATGCGAAAAGTATTTGCTATGGCACGCAACAGTTACCGATACGCTGACGCcttcaaatatccaaatgtcAACTACACAAGTAAGGTAAGCTGCAGGCAAAGCAGACCCCCATAAACACAATCATTATCTCGAGCTGAAAcgaaattatatattttctcGATTGCCTTTGAAACACTTGATCTTATGGGAAAAGAGACACATctaaaattgacaaaagaTAAGTTGGCGTGTCTTGCTTGCGTGACTGACATAGAACTGTACAAAGTTTAAGAAAAGAGGACATCACTCTACCGACAAATCAGTTTTATCAATCATTTCCCGCATCTCACTAGTTTCGACAAAACTAACGGAATCAAAGCTCTCATTATAAAAAACGACCGTTTGCTAGTTGGCCTGTCCATGTGATTCTGATTATGCAAAACGATTATGTTATCTTTATCTGAACTATCTCAGCCCTCAGTGATAAAACCATTTTGTACACAGACACAATGTTACGTATACAAATCGTTAAAAGCCACATAATCCGTTAAATTATTAATGTCGTAGCTTACCTAAATCAAAAAGAGTATGCTTAAACGTGAGTAGTGGTTAGAAAAACTTTCAGTATTCCAATTGCAAGTCTATTTTTCATGAGTGATTGCAAATTTGTACGAAATTCCaatgcattttcaatttttccattttaaaatgtCTCCATCAACTCCACTTGCTGGTAGATTCAAATCTCGCAAAAATAGAGGGAATGAAATAATTCTGAGTGCCATGCATAGTGGAAATAGTTTAAACAGTTTAACACATTCCAATAATTTGGGAAGTAAAACAcagattttattgaattgtaGGCGGTTTCAAAATTAAACTAGTCGAATATGCGAAATATGGAAAGCTTTCAAAAGTTCTGATCTTCGCTCCAGGTGGCAATTATAGAAAATACCATGTATGTAATgataattcttaaaaaattcaatattttcaaatgcagtcgataaattttaaaaaggaCAAACTTAGTGAGAGTCAGATGGTGTGAGACCAGAAGTTAGTTTGAATTCCtgtcttttgttttaaactgatttaaaatcttttacttcatttgttgaacgTGTTTTTTGAGATCGCATTAACCAGAGCTTTATTACTGAAGTAGTTATCGACAAGTATTAGTTTAGAAAACGGACTTATCCATAAATATGGATAGAAGACTTTAGAACAGTAATTGTGCTATAATTTAAAAGGTTATCTACACTGTATTCCGCGCGataattattatggaatgttaaaattaaatgacttaaaaaaacacattctgATCCTGTCAATATCAATCCAGGAGCGAATAGAAAACGTATTATTTAAAGAAGAATCTCGAATCAGAATTCTCGAACTCAACTGCCATTTGTCTGATGTTGTCTAGTTGAAATGGATACGATtgagtttaacaaaaaaatgagtttttaatgAACAGATTGTGACCACACTGAGCGAAATTCGTACATGCTATTCGTATATCATTCGTGCCCCCTGTTAAAAAGTCTGGTAAGGTAGTTATACAGCCGGCTCGAATATAATACGTAGGAGAAGTATTTCTCGTccacaaagatttaaaaatatgaattttattgaattcatctACGGTAGACACCATATTAACAACTTATAGTAGTTATTATGCATTTTAGCAGCTATTGGTAACAAAtatctcaaattaaaaatcgacTTCTTTGGGAATTGAACCGGGTACCTCCGGATCATGAGCCAACGGTCTTTCTAATGTTGCAGTACAGTAGTGTTGgttgacatttcttattgttgTGGCGTACCATATACGTGTGTGGCGTATAAGTTACGCAGAGCACGTTATAAAGTATCGCACATAAATGTcgttttttaacataattgaatttaagtcgACTTGATGGCAAGACAGTTATGTATTATAATCAATTTTAGATAATTTCAACTTAAACAACTTTCTGATGTGATTGCGAAATAAAACtacttcacaaaaaatgaaagtattttgtcgagaatttctttaatttactAATTTACTCGTTGATTTTCTTCGTGttaagaaatataaataaagggatattatattctacagataaattaattcaaaactataGTGTTTATcgatcatttatcattttctatcggtagtttattacTTTCCATCggtaattcattattttctatcggtagttcatcattttctatcgatacttttattttttctatcGGCAGTTTATAATACTTAATTTTAATGGTCCATTGTTGTTATCGATTagtcaaacataaatttttagtGCTCAAGATTTTTTAGATAATACGAAAAATATACGTTGAACATACTATCCCACTCTTAAGTTATTCACATTCCACGTACATCACTACAATACGTAGCACATGAATGTTCAAATCTGACAAtcgaaatacgtaactacgTTGCCAACGTGTCCCACGTATAGAGAACATTGTCCGTGTATCATATATGTCAATGATGTATATTATACCGTTCCGATTATTTTTCTGGGTGcatggcagagtaaaataaaccaggcagtagcggttcattttcgaaacgtcaaataagggacctaatacactgtatgaaaatgaactcaaacgaacactgacataaattaaaaaattttgttcgcaaaaaatatagtgCTACTacattattcaggtcccttgcctaatcagcgctcctgtctggttaactttactctgtcgtgattaTGGCGCTTCTTAGTTGATCACGAAGAAAGTGAcagcaaaattttcttatgaGGAGCCATCGAACtagaagaaaacatttcgtgtacaccaaaaattttatggaagaagtCTACTGAACCATGAACCAGAACCATACAAATTTCGCAGCCTTGGTGACTGACTGCCTTAACTTGACCCTGTCAGAAcctttttaattgaaattggtcaATTCAGGGACTAACTTAAGGATTCTTCTgtaggtgtgaatttgaccaAATTGCGCAGAAATTACTAGTTTAGAGGCGCAAGAAAACCAATTTCATAAGTtgctgatattttttttaatgaaatgccAACGTGATATTCGCTGTCAGGTTTAGATTGTTTGTAAATATCGAGGGCACCATCACTAAAGGGCATAACTTCAGCATCTCTGGAACTCTGGGACTCGAATTCCAACGGCGCAGGCGCTGGTGGGAATTCAAGAGGCGTGTGTGGGAACTTTCCCACTCACTATGTTCCTTAGGTTAGTCCCTTCAACTCTAGTGAACACATTGCTTGTATAACTGACAAAAACTGATTCCGATAGAATCAATcatttaacctttcacagacggcggCAAGCATATCAGAAGTTATTCtttcggatctattacttaaTTTGATCGAAGTACTTTCAAAAGACTggtttaaaatcttttacgtgatactgcaatgaaaattgcgCTTCGCTCATATGAAATGTGCATTTACATTTCCTATTCACAGTACGTGGGTCAAAATAGTAAGTAAGTAGAGTTAGAATACCGCCCTCTCCTtctactattacttcatttgttgaacgTGCTTTTTCAGACCGCATTTGCCAGAGCTTTATTATTCCTGAAGTAGTTTTCGATAACAGCTGATCATAGAGTATAACTCTATGCAGCTGATAGCTGTGCGTAACAGGGTAACGTTTCTATTActgtcaataaaaaaaaatccaccgACAATTATCTATCTCAATTACATCTCCAAGGCGTCAAGTCCGAATTTGtccttttaatattttcaccaCATGGTCACcgaaaataagatttttcatGGCCATTAATCGtattaatcaatttatttcgACTCGAAAATACACAACTGAAATGTGATCCTACACACGTATTTCTATTACAAACGTAATTGTtgtccaaaaataaatattttaatagaGTGGAAATGTCCTTTATAGCCATATTCGTAttataatataaatatataaacaaTATACTCTCCAAACCCACGATTTATATTTCCCTGAATTGTGTATGCAGTTTCATGTGTGTACCGACAATATATCTATATAAGTAGTTTTGTGGTTGTCGTGGGTATTATCTTCCTTGATATAATAGAAAAGTTTGAACAAAACAGAAACTTATCTCTTGATCTTTACTGTATACGTTCTACTGGCCTCCCCAACTATATTCGGTTTCTTCAGGAGAAAggaacagagaaaaaaatcactttgctGTATATTGTTGTCTGATATTTGCTGTGAGTATAATAAAAAGGACTTTAATTGGCAAACAgaattaaaacttttatatTTGTATTAAGATTTAACTGTCGCCATTATCATTATATTATACAGTTATTATGTGTTACAGTGGTTCAAACATATTTATTGTATGTGCAAATAATCGATTTTATATCGTTAAATTTATCCGGCACATAAAAACTCTATTAATTGTCGATATTGTTGCCGCTGGTAATTGAATGTGTCTTTTTATTAggtttgtaaattaaattattgttgCTATTATGTTGTTTGCTTGATTGatgaacattttcttaaatacTTCTTAAAAAGTTGTTTGAACTACTTAAGACGTTATATGACGAATTAACGAATGCCTCTGGCTAAACGCTTCATTGATCCGAAGGTTGTGCAAAAACAAACGTTTTCATAAAACTGAAGCATAATGACGTTGTAATGTAATCGcaattgtttcaatttggACAATCAGAAACGGAACCAATCAATTTGTGGTTGATTAGAATGGAAACCACAGAAAATAACTGATCTTTTCCTctatcaataaaatcatttaagCTTACCTTTCGATCTTTCGAGTACTTAAGACGTAATGCTGCAAGTGCAATAAGTCTAGACATTTTACCGGTATATTGTCAAGAAGTGATAAACGTTAcgttttttcagtgctgccattaaaattaaatgaaatttaaaactcaaaaaatacGCGTTCTGCAAACTTAAAATTATGTACCTCACTGAGGATGGCATATTGGCGGATAGAATACAGCCTTGACTTCGCTAGTAGTGTTGTTTAAGattcaattttgatgacagcactgaaaaaccATTACGTAATCTATGAATGGTCCCGAAGTGTGTAGTTGAAGGTgtaaaaaattagattttgtcAGATCAAAAACAGAAACGTCCAGAAGTGTCTCTTAGCaaaaattgcagaaaattaATGTAAAGGCGTACCTCAATGTCAGTTTTACGAATTGAGCttatttattagaaaatttgcaatttaaaatttattctgaaatttttcttacatGACCAGTAACGGTCGTAATATTTTATCAACAGCTTCAAACCGTTCTTGTTGTCGCATTATTTCAACAAGGTGATATAATCCTACAACCCCATATCTTTCACCTAAACGACTTTATGCCGGTTCgttacaatattttcatttcgttctCTCCTTTTTATTCGTTTGAAGTTATACAAATTGGAACATTATTCATTCGACAATGATTATTATTTACGAGTTTGAGGACCACGGAATCCTACGGAACACTAATAGAGATAACAGTAACGAAATTTACTTTGATTATGTTttgatgttgtattcacggtTCGGTATACGATACGTACATAATTCGATTATGTAGCTTTCGAACATTGTGCATGTTTGGTTAACAGTATTTTAATTACAATATAGTACTATAGCTAGAACGTTGGATTTATGTAGGATGAAATAGTGTAGAATATTGGTGGCATATTGTTGTGAGGGAAGAAACTAGAAAAACGATTTCTGTTATGAAAACTATTTGGAAAACAACTACACGGAATAcctttcaaaattcaaaatttccattaaatattttttttttctaggtttaaaaaataaaaagaaaatcccacaaaaacctctAAAGAGGAATAAATGACGCAGTTCCGATCTTTTCCAACTTCCAAAAAATCTGACATCACTGTTGTTGACGCTTTCTGCGAGAGTacgcaaaaaaatttgatcaagAAAATTTGGACTGTAAaacttttgaacaaaaattttacaatttttttttatttcgcgtGGCAGCTGTTGAGGAACACACTTCTCAGAAATtgtatctgccacatgcgacgcagatctttttggtaaaatttttgttgaaaagttttaaagtCAAAACTTTCTtgatcaactttttttttttgtgttttcgcttcgctcgtttgataacatcacatctagtgacaaaaactatTACTTTTCGAAACTAGtcgcataaattactatttcttGCACATTTGTTTGTGTGTAATAATCTTCCACATGACCATATTATATACACATGGAAGGAACAGTTtaaacacggcagagtaaagttaaccaggcaggagtggacgtttgacaagggacctgaataatctagtagccccatattttttgcgaataaaatttttcaatttatgtcattgttcatttgagatcattttcatatagtgtattaggtcccttatttgacgtttcgaaaatgaaccgctcctgcctggtttattttactctgccgtgacgATACGTATTCGTCGTAAGAATCTCTTCgttttgaatgtaaaaaacaCGATTATTTCGTGGCAAATTCTTTGATAGTAAAAATAAGTGATATACTGATGAATCCATTTTATCGCCACGCCTATGTTTGAGTGCTGTTTGtcatattttatgaaattgtaCATGTTTTCGAATCGAATATGTtgcaagcaaaacaaaatcttcTGACAGCTTCATTCAAACTAATCATTGGAGATAAGGTTATCTTTTACAACTGGTTCCAAGGGGGAAACTACAAGCGGAATTAATAGAATAGATGGTGCAGTTTTCGgagtcaattttaatttagtggaatttttcgaatatttgaaACGTACATAAAATTGTGGAAATCTACTTTGTTGGACACACTTTTTCCTAGCGACTTTCCCCTATATTCCATAGGCTTTTGCTTCATTCGCAACAAAACATTTCTACTATCTACACACGTCCCTGAGTATCGCAAAATCTCCaaggtaaaatttttgcttaAATTCGAATCTAGCCATAATTGACACTTACCATTCGAATGATATTTCTTGTCAGATGGAAAATTCCAACAACAAACAGCAAACGGAAGACAACTCCATCCACAAAACGCATGACCTCAGCGCACTATGGGACAAACACTGCGAATACGAATTTGTCATCCGTGACGCTGCTGCAACGATGTCGACAATGGTGCCTGAACCGTATGTCAATCACATTCCTACTATGACTGGCGGAGTCGGCGCAAAAGAATTGTATCGATTCTACGAACATCACTTCATCCACGGAAATCCGGATGACATGGAAATGATACCTATTTCACGTGTGGTCGGAACGGATCGCGTTGTCGATGAAATGCTATGCTGTTTCACTCATAATCGTGAAATTGATTGGATGTTGCCTGGAATCGCACCGACCGGCGCTTATGTGAAGATTCCG belongs to Bradysia coprophila strain Holo2 chromosome X unlocalized genomic scaffold, BU_Bcop_v1 contig_35, whole genome shotgun sequence and includes:
- the LOC119069475 gene encoding uncharacterized protein LOC119069475, whose product is MENSNNKQQTEDNSIHKTHDLSALWDKHCEYEFVIRDAAATMSTMVPEPYVNHIPTMTGGVGAKELYRFYEHHFIHGNPDDMEMIPISRVVGTDRVVDEMLCCFTHNREIDWMLPGIAPTGAYVKIPLVAIVTFRDGKLCNEHIYWDQASVLVQIGLLDGTNLPVAGAETANKLLDKNLPSNTLMKRWADSAADEN